The Saccharomyces paradoxus chromosome XV, complete sequence DNA window TTCAAGATGATCTCTATACTCCCAATAAACGGAGGGATTGCATACCTTTTGTATTGTTTTTTGTCGCATAGCACGCTTTTAATTCCACAGTACTGTGATAATGGATGTGCACCTGATGATGAAGTGCACGAATTGAACACCTCAATACCCTTTTCCATGTTcctgaatttttttgatggtCCTGGTATGTATTTCACTATTTGGTTTATGGACCCTCTTGGAGGTACCAAGTAAAAAATTCCTCCCACAGTATAACAACCTCCCTGTGGTGTGCCCTTCATAGACTCATAATTCTTCTGTTTTACATGTTTACGATTAAATAAATCTGTCTTTCGCAGTCTTTGAAGCCAATGATCATCGATTACTTTTTCTAAGCTTAGTCTGGTGGTAGAAGTTGAGTAGCCTGGTAAATCAAAAAGGATTTTACCTCCGACTTGATAGGCTTGTACGGATCTAGTTAAATTCGGAATATGCGATACACCAGCAGCCTGAACcttgaaaaagttcttcGGGTTAGTAAAAGCTTCTCGCATCACTTCCTCAGAAGGGGATTTAATTTGCCCAGTAGAATCGATTTTAACCTTATATCCAAGATATTTCTGTAAAAGAGTATTGATCAAAGTCGATTTACCAACATTAGGATTGCCTAACAAATATGTATAGTTTTTAAAGTAGTTGTAAAACATGGAcatattccattttttcagcGCAGATATGGCAAATGTTTTATTTGAGTCAATCCTTAAAGTATACTTTAAAAATTGTTTCATGAATATAGGGACCTTTTTGCTAACAGCGTTTTTGTCTTTAAAAAGTTGATCGCTTTTGGTCAACACTAGTGTTGTATCTAAATCATTTCGTTTCATAATATTAGGGTTCAAGTGTAAAGGGAATTCTACAATGGGGGCGATATGCATAACATTTGAGTTTTTGGGAACATAATTCAAGACATCATCTAGTGTACTCTCAGGGAATTCTTCAGAGTTATAATCGTTATGGTGGAGCGCATTACTGCATCTTTTACAAATTACTCTCGATGGCAAACTTCCCTTGGTATTGTGGTCTGGATCGTGTTGAATCGCCTGTTTTGAGAGTTGTATGTCTTGACTGAACAGTAAA harbors:
- the GEP3 gene encoding Gep3p (Protein required for mitochondrial ribosome small subunit biogenesis~similar to YOR205C); this translates as MLKLSHAFRDVRQFSCSVIAKVKCASCSIKLQDQDPSKPGYYTQPKKKPNSRLNPAIQDLKYLLFSQDIQLSKQAIQHDPDHNTKGSLPSRVICKRCSNALHHNDYNSEEFPESTLDDVLNYVPKNSNVMHIAPIVEFPLHLNPNIMKRNDLDTTLVLTKSDQLFKDKNAVSKKVPIFMKQFLKYTLRIDSNKTFAISALKKWNMSMFYNYFKNYTYLLGNPNVGKSTLINTLLQKYLGYKVKIDSTGQIKSPSEEVMREAFTNPKNFFKVQAAGVSHIPNLTRSVQAYQVGGKILFDLPGYSTSTTRLSLEKVIDDHWLQRLRKTDLFNRKHVKQKNYESMKGTPQGGCYTVGGIFYLVPPRGSINQIVKYIPGPSKKFRNMEKGIEVFNSCTSSSGAHPLSQYCGIKSVLCDKKQYKRYAIPPFIGSIEIILKDIGYILLRTTGKYEFKGLHEIWLPRGIEVGIREPLENLIESGYQRYIETNGKESSCPKDRPVISSLYEVESDEADVLNAVKKSYLEKTEKDLSARRFVDDDPYDLVQNLEKKKNPYWYYQW